Below is a window of Gossypium hirsutum isolate 1008001.06 chromosome A12, Gossypium_hirsutum_v2.1, whole genome shotgun sequence DNA.
GATATTGAATAAAGCTATCAGCAAAAACTGCTTTAAACATTGAATGATTTTCTGCTTGCTTACGGTCACAAAGTCGAATGGTTTGTCATCTCAGATGCAATATCCAAATCGGAACCCTTGGGAACCGAATCCGAATTTTAGTCCAAGGCGGTCTGAGAAAGTGCAACTAACATCACTGAACAACTTTGAATGCCAGCCAAACAAAAATCCTTGTCCAAGTCTGAATAGCTGTTCCGGAATAAAGCAATTGGAATCATCGAGCAAGAACGCATCTCAACAATTAATCCATTTTTATTGTGAGGTGTGCCAAGTGCCTTGTTCAGGTTCCCTCAACTACAAAAACCACATAAATGGTAAAAAAACACAAAGACAAGCTTTAAGAACTAAAATTTGGTAGGAAAGATGCTGATGACGATTACAAAATGGAAAACCCGAAACTGAGATGTGAATTGTACAACATATGGTGCGTCAATGCTAATGCGTTAAAACAACACTTAGCAGGCAAAAAGCACAAGAAAATACAGGGAAAAGTAGCAACAGTTGAAGATGACATAGGAGATGAGCTGAAATGTGAATTGTGTGGCATTGGTTGCCCAAGCAAAGATCTGCTTCACTTGCATTTCAATGGGAAGAAGCACCAGGAGCAATTAAGAAAGGAAGGACAGGCTGGGAATGGTGGCGATGGAGCGCAAAATCATGGACAGAAGAGATGCAAATGGCATGGCATTTGGTGCATAGACAAGAGTGGTTTGCAGATTCATTCGAGGGAGAAGAACCATTTCTTGaataagttagaagtgaaaaagagACGATGGCAAGACTTGATCCGAGACATTGAAGCAAATAGTTCAAACTCACactagtgtgtatatatattgagTTCTATTTTTTTTAGACCTTAAATAACAGTGGAGggattaacttttaaatttatgaaaaatataaggACTTAGAGTATATTTCAActaaaatttcttaatttattatttttaaactaatttttaatttataaaattaactatCAGAGATTTTATATCGGAGATATATAATTAACTttgaataaattcaaataataatttaaaattatattcagattataaataattatctttaaattaaaCCGGGCTGAACGAAAATCTAACCCGTTGACAAATCTACTATTAAACCTTAGCGCCAAAAATTTTAACCCTAGCCACTCTCATTTTCTTTTGTGATTAGTGATCTCTCCCACTCTTTTTAGCTTCAAAGCCTAACAAAAAACATATGGCAGAAAGAGGCGGAGAACGTGGTGCTTTCAGGTGTAGCTTTGGCGGCAGAAGATCAGACCGTGGCCTAAGAGGCAGGTGTTGTGGATATAGGGACGAAGAGGAAAAATGGGTTTCGGTGACAAAACTTAGCCGCTTAGTCAAAATTGAGAAAATCACATCCCTCAAGCAAATCTACCTCCACTCCCTCCCCATCAAAGAGTACTAAATCATCCACCAACTAGTCAGCCCATCGCTGAAAGACGTGGTCATGAAGATCACTCCCGtgaaacacccctaacctgtatccctCAGTGGAAccgagttacggagcattaccggagtttacagatcaaataaacataaatttcaaacatttcatatcatcaaaataagtcatcaaagcatcatcttaatccaaattataaacataccaaatctaaatcaattttcctagttcatgagcacttaaatataaattaaattcacatgcacctatctagatttagttcaatttaccatgtcataatatggcttcaaatataaacacatttatatgtataaaaccaaccaaaattaaacttacaacctcatttacaatcaaaccacaaaataactattatttaaacACCCTAGGTTCATGCCGACAcaaagataaacatcaccacatttgatttcgggatcgttgttggatgctaaaTTAGCGATCAAAAGTTAAGAACCTAACTTGcacacggaaaacaaaaccgtacgctgagtataaacttagtggtatttctataatccgaatatttaaaaaataagaaattacaaatatacaatttagatataaacacatattaatatttaattattacaacaaccataatatatttcatttgtttcacaaatatctcaattctcatcattgctttgtcgaaaccattttttgtaaaaaacggggatcgacttttaaaaacgagtttggagtcgccaccaatcctttttgtttaggtgtggtCGGGTCACCTTGTGgtcgatcattttaataaaacattttggtttattaaaacaacgtttttggtctacgaaaaactAGAAGACAGATTCAGGAGtaggttacgcgcgaggaaggattagcaccctcgcaacgcccaaaattggtaccgtatTGATCGATTAACGTCCTAGTGttggaaaatttgaaaagattttaaaatacaatttttaaaaacgTTTGGAAATCTTGAATTGGATATTGAGATTCTCTCGTTCAGAAAGactaaaatatcatatccagcacgataggacacaacatttcaaaCCCTGAATACAAGATTATCCCATGGTTCCCAAAATACATGcacttaaaacttttaaaaggatatttggctattcggCCCAAACGATAAATCGAAACCTAGTACGATTGGGCACGATTTATCGAATTTTCAAATAcgaaacattgcctcattttaatttgagaaaacatggacgaaattttaaaaggatattctgTATTTTAGTCGAATGGAAAATTGAAGCtcagcacgattgggcacgacTCCCCAAacttccaaacacgaaatattgcctcgttttattttaagaaaatgtggatgaaatttcaaaaaggATATTCCATATTTTAGTCGAATGGAAAATTGAAgcccagcacgattgggcacaACTTCCCAAacttccaaacacgaaatattgcctcgttttattttaagaaaacgtggatgaaatttcaaaaaaggaTATTCTATATTTTAGTCGAATGAAAAAaacgaaacccagcacgattgggcacgatctCTCAAACTCCCCAAATACGACATATTgcctcattttaatttttttaaaaaaacatggaCAAAATTTCCAAAGGATATTCCGTATTTTAGCTGAACGAAAAATCGAAgcccagcacgattgggcacgatccCTCGAACtcccaaacacgaaatattgcctcgTTTCCATTTAAGAAACATGGATGAAATCTCACAAGGATATTCCCTAGTTCAATTGAATGAAAAAGTCGtaacccagcacgattgggcacgatttctccaacttccaaacacgaaatatttccTTATGCTGagggttttctttcttttttcttttttttttaaaaagatgcAAGTGGTTGTAAGatgaataaagataaaaataaaatgtagaaAATAATGATTGATGAGAGTGCTTCAAAAATATGCTAAAGTAGGATATTTTAAAAGCAATAGATAATACATAAGTAAATCCTTAAGAAGATCCAAATATGATACAGCATGAGgtttataatatacataaataaagCTAATGTCAATTTTGTGTATGCAACCATATATAAAGGTGACCTCATTAAATATCTCACATAATTTCAAAACTATATTATATGAAAGTTTTTTAAACAacaagaataacaaaaaaaataataacgtTAATGAACCACtatagtatttaaaaataatggtaaactaataatagtaaaaatagtactaataatgcatataataatagtatatgaatgattatttaaaatatataatatgcaATGAGAAATTCAAAATACATAATATGTAACATAatcctaaataaaacaaattgatttGACTAACAATATAtacatgaaaatgaaaaaataaggtcaataatatatatacagaGATACTAATATgtgaaaatacttaaaaaaaaaacccaaaataataattcaaaataggATCCTTAAGAAAACAAATTATGCCTaatgaatttaaaagaaaatatatatacaacaaatataaaagaaaatatctacataaaataatatgaaaacaataaTGTATATAGAAAAGAGCTAATTTTATCACaaactatatatgtataataacaaATAAGAGTTATTTAAATGTAATatcatacaaaattttaaaacaatattatgtaaaagaaatttttaaaaataataattttatagtctaaaaaaataaaataacaacataatccatcaaaataatttaaaatatatgtataaaaaaaagatGAACGCCCAAATgaatttaaagaaataatgaaTTGTACAAATTAAAATGAGAAAACAGCTCAATTGAAATAAAAGCAAACTAAGAGAGACAATTAACAAATAAAACCATTGAacttgaaatagggactaaagcgCAATGCGCGCGAGTATACAAGGGCTAGAAATGAAAATGTTCCCAACCCCAAAAACAACACTCATGATCGGACTAAATTGGAACAGTACGCAAACTTCAGGGCAAAAATGCAAGGAACAGAATAAGGTCAAGTCAAGAGAAGTGCAAATAAGGAGGGACTGGCCGCGAAATTATCCATTTAGAGGAACATGCGCATCTCCCACCTATATTCAACGTACAGACTACTTTTTCCCTTCCCCAGACATtgcttttaaaagtaaaaaacaaataaagccTTCACtttgatttcctttttttttaaacatttaagaaccctttttttttttaaatgtttttaacttTCTCTGCTAGGATTCCAAACCAAAATGTGCAGCCACTAAACCACTACCATACGGTGGCCGACAGCGCGCAAACGAAGGCCAACTTCACCAACGGAGGAGAACTCCGACCATGAATGGGAAGGGCTAGGTAACATTCCTTTCTTTcccttctttaaaaaaaattaaaaattaaaaaactgaaAGAAAAATGAATGAAGGAAAACCAAGTAAAAATCACCTTTCAAAACTGTTGTTCTCGATCTctgtttgtgttttgtttttgtgtATCTTTTTTGTATTCAAATCGTAAAAAAAAGTCCGCTTTTTACATTGTTTTTgaaggcttttatagcctttttttTTACAACTCGTTTTTCGTATTTGCAGGTTCGATTGAGCACAACTCTGACGTGGCTTGATGGAGGAGCGTACGGCACGGAGGGGCGCACGATGTGCGGCACGTGATATGTGGGCGTGGGCACGAGCAGCAGCTTTTCTAGGGTTTTCTTTTgctggaaaaaaaattaagttattgGGCTAAAAACTTGGGCTATGGTTTCGtctattttttgtattttgggcTTAAAACTGGACTGTTTGGTTCTTTGATTTGGGGGTTGTGTTTAATGAATTGTATTTTGGGCCGGGTAAAAATTGAGTCCAAcagctatataaatagctttttacaatttatttcacatttcattatacaattgcaaTATCCATTTGATAgtcatttcatgagtatataactcatatattccatatatttgcaacatatttcacattctattttcaattcactatttcttttccattttttataccatgtcatttcaatatcaattataaaattcaattattcatttatccctattaacacgacttggaCTTGGATGGATACATGGGTCCAACCAAATCATTGCAgtttggcactcagtgcctcatcgaacaattcgaagtaataatttgatacccagtgtctcatcagctaaaccaaagtaaattggtacctagtgcctcatcaaattaatccgaagtagtaaattgacaccccgtgtctcatcgactcgaagtcgaagaaatccctgaactatTCTAATCCTATGGCGTGCCACCTATATTCTACTCAGCTCGGtactgttaatagggtttcaattcacttttcaaatacaaccaatattcatttcaattcaaataatcaatatattcaatatataccaatgcaatcaatataaattcaataaattcatcacaaactaaatcaattcatttcaattgcaaaacacaataattctctcCTCAACACTTACtatgtacattaaattaaattataacaattaacaactaaattcagattatagaaatataaaccaGGAATTCCGAGCTATGCCAcgtctgtaacaccccctaaccatTATCTATCCTTGGAACAGGATTACAAAGCATTACTAGTCAATACAGTTCAATCACTTTAAATCACATTCAAACCTACTCAAAAACATGtcaaattagatattttatgtgCCTATATGATAAATCTTTTTAAGTATTTCACGTACATTTTCAAACAGTTCAAATTTGTACTAATTAAGCCAATTCCTaccatatatcattattaaatctaaaatttaattatttcacctTTACTTTCATAATTCAAAATGACACTCATATGAATATgatatcctaggtacatgccattaccaataaatAATATACCTTTCCACTTAGAGTTCGGAATTGGCTTGGGATGCTGATCCAACGATCTGACTTTAACTTATCCTGctcacggaaacaaaccgtatgtTGAGTATGAACTcattggtatttttataatccgaacacttaataatatgaaaatataacatttacttaaaaatcatataacaatcacaattatataattgttcaattcATAAATAAGTCCTTTATAACTCATTCAATTCTTTCATCTACTAACCCGTATAATTTTCCACAATATGTTCACAATTCACTTgaacaataatattattcacttatatCCATTTTAGAGTTAAATAAATTCATGTGTTTCAATCATGTTTCACtttattattcaatatcaataaataatattcaacaactcacattTCAATCAATAATCCGTTTTATTCCAAGCTCAATATCAATCTGTGTTTTTcaatatcaatcaatttattaGTATCATtcagtaacaatcaattattcagtagCAATCAGTTATTCAATAACAATCAATCATTCAGTAATAGTCAGTCATTCAGTGCCTTTATtcacccctattaacatgactcggacattgacggatacacggatccaaccaacacaccagtacggcactcaATGCCTCATCGGCTTTGCCAAAGTAAACAGTAACAGTACGATCCTCAGTACCTTACCGGATTAAACCaaagtaacagtaacagtacgacacacatggtgcctcatcgactcgaagtcgaagtaacagt
It encodes the following:
- the LOC107952544 gene encoding uncharacterized protein translates to MEERRALAKKMKIEELQCQPCVDYGDETVAMQMQYPNRNPWEPNPNFSPRRSEKVQLTSLNNFECQPNKNPCPSLNSCSGIKQLESSSKNASQQLIHFYCEVCQVPCSGSLNYKNHINGKKTQRQALRTKIW